The Candidatus Omnitrophota bacterium genome includes a window with the following:
- a CDS encoding cold-shock protein encodes MATGKVKWFNESKGYGFIAEDSGRELFVHHTGISGNGFKNLYEGQKVQFDTEQGPKGPKAVNVSALD; translated from the coding sequence ATGGCGACAGGAAAAGTAAAGTGGTTTAACGAGAGCAAAGGGTACGGTTTTATTGCGGAAGACAGCGGGCGTGAATTATTTGTTCACCATACGGGAATCTCCGGAAACGGCTTCAAAAATCTTTATGAGGGACAAAAAGTTCAGTTCGATACTGAGCAAGGCCCCAAAGGTCCGAAAGCCGTAAACGTCTCCGCGTTAGACTAG
- a CDS encoding Gfo/Idh/MocA family oxidoreductase, with protein MNRRKFLQASAAGLMLSAAGGYAAEYDAQKPRRVGLIGSGWYGKSALLRLIQVAPVEVAALCDVDKKMVAEAAEIVASRQLSKQKPRTYGDFREMLKQEQLDIVHVATPDHWHCLPMIAAVKAGADVYVEKPISVDVIEGQAMLAAARKYNRVVQVGMQRRSTPHLIDARDKILREGKLGKIGHVEICCYWHMRANGNPPNIDPPENLDYEMWTGPAPMRPFTKWTHPRGWRAFMEYGNGIMGDMCVHMFDMVRWLLDLGWPKRISSYGNILIHPDSKANTFDTQTASFEYDNLNVVWQQRAWGAAPDPKYPWSATIYGDKGTLKMSVFGFDFIPEGAGEPIHQDVAYEYDKYPEDETEKDLERHVAASLRTHMKNFLAAIDSRSKPVSDIEQGYISSSSCIMANLSAKLGRTLAWDPEKGRVIGDEEANKLLQRPYRQPWEHPTPESV; from the coding sequence ATGAATCGCCGGAAATTTTTACAAGCAAGCGCAGCGGGATTGATGCTATCGGCGGCGGGCGGTTACGCCGCGGAATACGATGCTCAAAAGCCAAGGCGCGTCGGACTGATCGGCAGCGGCTGGTACGGTAAGAGCGCGTTGCTGCGCCTGATTCAGGTAGCGCCGGTGGAAGTGGCGGCATTATGCGACGTCGATAAAAAAATGGTTGCCGAAGCCGCCGAGATCGTCGCTTCGCGCCAGCTCTCGAAGCAGAAGCCGCGAACCTACGGCGACTTCCGCGAAATGCTCAAGCAGGAACAGTTGGACATTGTGCATGTCGCCACACCCGATCATTGGCATTGCTTGCCCATGATCGCCGCCGTCAAAGCCGGAGCCGACGTATATGTTGAAAAACCCATCAGCGTCGATGTTATCGAAGGCCAGGCTATGCTGGCGGCGGCCCGCAAATACAATCGGGTGGTGCAAGTGGGAATGCAGCGGCGCAGCACTCCCCATCTCATCGACGCCCGCGATAAAATTCTTCGCGAAGGCAAATTGGGCAAGATCGGACACGTTGAGATTTGCTGCTATTGGCACATGCGCGCCAACGGCAATCCTCCCAACATCGATCCCCCCGAAAATCTCGATTACGAAATGTGGACGGGACCGGCGCCCATGCGCCCCTTCACGAAATGGACGCATCCCAGAGGCTGGCGAGCCTTCATGGAATACGGCAATGGCATTATGGGCGACATGTGCGTTCACATGTTCGATATGGTTCGTTGGCTGCTGGATCTGGGCTGGCCGAAGCGGATCAGTTCCTACGGAAACATCCTGATCCATCCAGACAGCAAAGCCAATACCTTCGATACGCAGACCGCATCCTTCGAATACGACAACCTCAACGTCGTATGGCAGCAACGCGCTTGGGGCGCTGCGCCCGATCCTAAGTATCCCTGGTCGGCGACGATCTATGGCGATAAAGGAACGTTAAAAATGAGCGTTTTCGGATTCGACTTCATTCCCGAAGGCGCCGGGGAGCCGATTCATCAGGACGTCGCTTACGAATACGATAAATATCCCGAAGACGAAACGGAAAAAGACCTGGAACGCCATGTCGCAGCGTCGTTGCGCACCCACATGAAAAACTTCCTGGCAGCGATCGATTCCCGCAGCAAGCCCGTTTCCGACATCGAGCAAGGCTACATCTCCAGTTCCAGCTGCATCATGGCCAATCTATCCGCCAAACTAGGCCGGACCCTCGCCTGGGATCCGGAAAAGGGGCGAGTCATCGGCGACGAAGAGGCGAATAAGCTGTTGCAGAGGCCATACAGGCAACCGTGGGAGCATCCCACGCCGGAGAGCGTGTGA